The window ccccccgcccgccctcTCACACACATGAACAGCCCTGTGCTTGCTGTGATCATCTACTCAGATGCCACAAAAGAGTAACAAACTGCCTTGTAAATCCCGTAAAAAAGAACTCTTCCAACAATGCTTTTTCCCCTGGGAAGTGTCCTGATTTTCTGGGGGGTGTCCACTCTTTGGGGAAAGGACTTATGACCAGCACTGGGGgagcagcagggaggaggagcagaCAGAGGCCTTACTTGCAGGAGGTGACCCCAAAGTCCACAGAAGCGAGGCAGGAGGTGGTAGGCAGTGCTCAGGAGACACTGTACTCCAACCCCAGCAAGTGCCACCAAGCCAGACTCAGCCTCTTGGCGGAAATGCGTGGATACAGGTTGCTGGCTTTGTCCAAGTTGCATGAATTGGCTGCCCCGGAATCTAGCCAGCCTGGTGCTCTTCTCGCTCTTCTGCAGCGATCGCTGGGGCATTAACACACCTGGAAGCGTAAGCAGGAATCGAAACCAAATTCAGAATCACAGAGAGGATAAGAAATGGAAATCTCAAATATAGGTTGTAGATCTAAATACTCACAAAATATTGACAATGTGCTTTGGCCTCCTGTGCCTTGAAAGAGGTCGTCCTCTCCGGTTCCCGCTGTTTCCTCAGGGCCCAGAATAGAGGAACGAGCTAGCATTTTTGGAGCACCTCCCGTGTGTGACACTGTAACTACAGCGTGTCACTTAACCTTCCTCAGTGCTGCGGGAAGGTGTTATTCCACTTGTCCTACTGAGGAAACTCAGAaaggtgaagtcacttgcccaagggcTAATGGCTAGTAATGGCAAACAGACTGTTCAGCCACCTTGATTGAGTTCCGTGCGCAATCGGCTCTCTGCATCCATGGGTTCCGCATCCATGGATTCATTCAACCAAcggtggattgaaaatatttgggggggaAAAAGGATGTCTGTCCAtctatactgaacatgtacagactatTTTTTCTTGCAATTATTCCCCAAATAATACAGTGTAacaatacttattaaatatttacatagcatttgcattttattaggCATTGTAAGTATGGTTTGAAGTAAATGAAAGGATGTacgtaagttatatgcaaatattacaccattttatataagggacttgagcatttgtgGATTCTGATAGCTGCAGGGGTCCCGGAGCCAATGCCCTGTGGATGCTGGGGGACCACTGCTGTTTGTCTGCATGTGCTATCTATCTCACTTGTAAAGTAGAAATGAACCTCCATCCCGTTTTGATGGTGTCTGTAGTGTGCCCAGTTCCTGGCCTAGCACACAGGGCACCAAAGACAACAATCTACTCCTGAGGCAGCCTGACAGAGCCGGACGGCTGGGGCAAGGCTCATGACTGGTGCTGCcaacagggagggagggagcccagTGAGGACCCAGGCCCTGTGGTCAGCCAGTCTGGCTCAGTCCTTGCCTCGTGTGACTGCAGGTCACCTTGGTTCCTTACCCTTTCTGAGCTGTAGCCCCTCGGCTGTGACACAGGGACAGCAGGAGGGATCTCTTGCAAGGGCATGAGGGGGCAAGATCTTAGGGCCCTTTTCCTACTCCAGCTCCGCAGAAGCCCCACAAGTCTTCCCCTCACTCTCTGACTCCCAGCATCTCTCCCTGCCTTTCGTCTCTGCCAGAGGCTTGGAAAAAATCACCCCCTTTAGGAAGAGTTGCAGCCAAGACAGAGGGGCCCCCACACATCTCTTTCTAAGGGCCCTACTCGGTTCCCTAGAGAAAGAGCTGAAACTTTCCTCTGTGACCCTCAAAAGACCTCATGCTTTACTTCCTTCTGGGGATTGTCACTGCAGCTTTTGAGCATCCAAAGAGTCCATTTGGAAAGGAAAGTGCGCCAAATAGAGCTCCTCTGAGGAGACCAAGGGTCTTGcagttttaataattgttttctgaaactgtcttccaaactccacacacacacacacacacacacacacacacactctctctctctctctctctctctctctctctctctctctctctctctctctcacacaaacACCCTGAGGTTAAGCAGGAATCAGGAAAACAGCTTGGAGGAAGTACAGCTGTTCCCTCTGAGGAGCTCTCGTCGGGGAGGCCAGGCCTAGGAAGAGGGGGTGTTCCCTGGGAGGTGACACGCAGCATTCCTTTCACGTGAGGCAGCGGAGCCCAAGGAGCTGCTGTCTCCCCTTGGGAACGTGACATAGCCATAGGTGGGAAGGCCTCGCAGAAACAGACCGGGGGCCACACATCCTTCTCCACAGGAACCCCCTCCCGTCCTGTGTGAGAACGCCTGGGTCGGCCGAGGGCCAGCTGTTACCCCGTCTCCGGTCAGACAATCACCCCAAAGTCACGATCTGATAGGATGTGTTTATATTTACATGGTACAATTTTAAAGCAATGACTACATTGGTCATACATattagaaaccataaaaaaaagttaagaactaAAATGTACATCATAcacttgtatatatattttttacacagAGGTAAAAAggcttattataaaaaaaatcaatacaacaGGGTTTTTAGTATACAGGTAAAGAATGAATTATGCTTGAGGCACTTTAATTTGTTAATGTGAGCAAATAGCttggggtgggggtcggggaagCTTCTGGACAGAAAATCTTTTGGTTAATGTTTTGTTATcacagatacaaaaataaaatctgaataattTCTCTCAAATGATTGACGTCAGTATGGCAAAGCTGACTGGGAAAATACTACACACTGTTCAGCTGCAGTGTGGCAATTAGAGAGACGTATTTACATAAATGTCCCCATGGCTGTCTTTGTGCCCTTAACCACTGCCTTCACAAACCAAAAAGTACACGTGGAGTAAGATTTGCTAGCAAAACTGTTAAAGGGTGGAAAAGGACAAAACgtgaaggaagagagaaacataTAACAACTAGAGGTGACAATCAAAAAGCAGCTGGGATATTTGTGTTCTTACTGAAATAAATAGGGGCACTTGAACTGAGGTCTAACGAAACATACATTAGTGTTGTGCTTTGTAGAGAGAAGACCCTAGAGAAAGACCCTGAGGAAATGCCTCAGGGTGGGGGAAGATGGTCTCTCAACAGTGCTGGAGTCTGGCTGAAGTTTTCTAGATGTTCTCCAGGCATGGAAGaggttctcttttcttccatccatccatccagacAGTTCTCTGCTCCTTTTCCAAACTGGAAAGCCCAAACCAGTTACTCCAACAAATGAAAATGTCTAACCAACTAACTCATAAACACACTGGGTATTTACACTGCTGATCAGACTAAAGAAACACCATGGGCTCTCAGAGGAGCCGAAAATACTCCCATGGAGGTGAGCATGGCTAGCACTTTCCTAATATGATTGGCAGACTGGAAAAAAGTCCCTTTCCTTGAAGACTGATGTCCTGTATGCAAGAAAGAAGGGACAGGGAAAGGGAGGACGGGGGATGGGCCATGCCTTTTGCTGGCCATTACCACGGAAAGATCATGGCAGGAAGAACAGCCAGCATTGACAAGCCTGTCCCCTGTGGTCTCCACGAGGTTCTGATTGTACTATGCTAGGTACAGGTAACCACTCTTCATTTTTCTGCTGTCTTCAATAAGAAGATTTGGCTATCTCTTgcaatatattagaaaaatactcTTTTCCAGATAATTAGAAACCTCCTACGTGGTGAGGCGACAGGTAGAACCAGTCGGCTGACCTAACCATCTGTGCACCCAAAGTGGCAAGTCTGGGTTTGGAGTTGCAGGAGAAGACACTTAGGCATTGGAAGGGTTTTTACATATGGCCttgttttttccccaagtataaatgaagaaatttggTGATGTGAAATTGAGTCCaaagtaacaacaaaaacataaactcaTGAACAAAATGCAACCCACCACTCCTCAAATATTATGACATTTAAAATCCACCCCCCGACAGTTAATATAAAATAGCcactgggggggaggggaaggaagctcCTATAGTTTTATTCACCACAACCTTAGTGTTTCTCAGTTGGAACTTGTTCGTAGAACACTAGTTTGTGTTTGAGTAAACTATTTGAGTAAACTATTTTGCAAAATAATGAGCAAAATTTCTTACTTCATTAGTGTCATTCTAATATCGTGAAATTTTTAGAAGTGGTagcaacacaattttaaaaagttctactTTAGGGATAACTGGGGAGGCTCGTAGAAACCTGAAATCCCCTTTCTAGCCCTAGTCCAAGAGGCTGCAATGCAGTTTAAGGAATTTTCCTAATTCTTACAAGTTAATCTGAAGTTAAGGCTCGATTCTCAGTCATTTTATGGGTCAATGTTTTGCATCAGTGAATAATTTCGACAGATTTTTTTCTGGGTGCAGAAAATGATGATGGGCTAAAGATAGAAACTGCAGCTTACATGGGAAATTTGGCTTTAGAAAAGTTAAAGCAATATTGTTTTGTGGTACAAGTTTGTTAACTAGCTCACCTCCTATACATAGTAAGTGACTGCAGGTTTAAATACTTCCGGCAGGGTTTCATCATTCTGACATCACACATCGGCAGGCACCTGATGCTTGCTAGCAACGGGCAAGCTGAACCAAGAGAAAGATAGTTTTCACACTCCTGGGCAAAAATCAACTACAAAACCCACCAAAAATCATTAGTTCCAACTGCAGACGCCTTTGAACTGGAAGAGgtgggggaggaaagaggaaatcaaCACATGGTAAGACAGTGAGCTTGGTTCCAGATTGTTAATAGTACACGAGAGTCTATGCCGAAGGTTCCTTCCTTAGAACACCGTGTGGGCACGTGAATGGGTGCGTGGCTGACGCAGTGTGGGTGGCTGGGGCAGCGGAGCACATCCGGCAGGTGCCCCTGGCTGGAACGGTGCCCCAAGGAACCAGGGCGCTGGCAGGCCTCTTGCTCTCCTCGCGCCTCGGAgtggaagggggcaggggaggagatgACAGTGTGTGGGAGACAACGAGTTCCCCTGCGGTGGTGGatggagggggagaagggagggaaaccGAGTCAGGCGGCGGCTTTGTGCTTCCCGCCGCAGCACCTGCACATCACTCCGCAGTGGTAGCAGGCCCGAAGGGGCAGGTAACAGCACATACAGGGGGCCAAGAAAGACAAGGCAATAAGAGCCATCCACCGGAGGCAAAACTTCTCGTCGCTAGTATCGCACGAGCAAGGGTCTGTATAGTCTCCCTCGGGGTCCGACATACAGTGGTAGAGCATGCTGTCTGCACACCACATACAGCTCACCCGGCGGATGCAAGTTCTCACGGAGTCGGGCGCGTCCTGACAGTGGCCCCTCCGGTTCTCCTCGTGGTTGAACATGTCCCTGCAGTACACGCACCGCGAGCGCTCCCCGTCCTCCTTCCGCCGCCGGGACTTGCCCCGGGGGGGCTGCGTCTTGATCACGCCGCCCCCTCGGCCTTTGGGGTCCTCGCCAAGGCCAAAGTCTGAAGAGTCCACGTAGGGGTAGTTGTAGTCGTGCTTGGGGACCTCGCCCTTGGCGAAGCGCACGTAGGAGTCCGCGTCCTCCGAGGGGTCCGGATACTTGCCCCGGACTGGCGCGTGCCGGTAATCCTCGTACCCCGTCATCCAGATTTTCTCCCGGGGGTTGATGCGCACGATCTCCTCGTCGTCGTCCGGGAAGCTCACCTGGCGGTAGGGCCTTGGCATCGGCTGACCCAGGAGAGAAGACGTTATTTTGTAGCAACAGCAGTAAGAACACCTCCCTCCCGAATCCTCCAAAATGCACCCGTCACCTCCACAGAGGCactttttgtagaaactgacCCATCCTGTAAAGACTGAACATCTTGCCCATCAGTCAAAGATGTATTTCAAACTGAGTCTCAAGCCGTTACTGGGTCAGAAAAATCAATTCAATGGGTTGAGACCAgcaatattttcccttttcaatGAAGTACTAGCACAGGCAGGAAACTACGCATGTGGCGAGAGTAATGTGATGAGTGCTCAGGCGCCCAGCACACCCTGACGGAGAGGCAGGGCAGGACCTGTCCTCCTAGAACGTCCCCCACCTCCCTCAGGTACTCCCATCCACAGGGTGGGCGCTAGGCTGATTTCTAACAGCTTAGAtaagttttgcctgtttttgtacagtgTGTTCTCTTTTGTAAGACTGGctgctgttgctttttttttttttaatgaaatagcaTAAGGCTACTGGAACGCACTGCATGTTATAAGGGTAAGTACTGTGTCCTGAAACTTCCTCATCTATGTGTGTGCACTATCTGCGTGCAGGGTCACATTATACGATGCATTTCTCGCTGCAGGTCATGCTCCAAAGGGCAAGAGGGGGATACTAGAAAATGTAAGGCTCACCTTGTAATCTGGTTGGGAAAATATGATGCACAGATAAGAGGAGGGTAAGAGTGAAGGCTCGGACTGCTGACTGCCTGGGTCTGAATGCTGCCAGGATCTCACAGACAGTGTGACCAGACCCAGAGCCATACCCTTAACATTCAGATCCAAACTGCATTCTCCCCTAGGGTGCAAGAGTCTTTTCTCTACTGTTAATCTGGCTACAGTTTACAACAGTACCTTGTCCAAAGTGGCAAgcgctgaataaatatttattgcacagaTGCATGTAACCCTGCCTTGCTCAGGGCATCTCAGTTGAGGCAGAGAATGAGATTTCCCACCTTCAAAATCCTTTGGACATGAAGAATTTTCAAGGGGCAAGGAACATGGCTCTGGAGTGACCCATTGCAGTCAAATGCTGACTACAAATTTACTAGCGAGTCACGAAGACTTAGTTTCCCTGTCTATCAAGCTGCATAGGACCATTGtgagaatgaagagaaattaTCTAGGCAGAGTGTCAGCTGAAAGCACACAGGATGTACTGGGTGTACCTGTTGCCATATTGTCATTATAATATTGCTATAGAATTTATCACATGGTAATTATTACAGATTTGCCCGTCACTTCCCACCAAGCCGTGAGCTTCTTGAGGATAGGGGCTGTGTCTCACACATTTTGCTTTAATTCCCACCAGACTCTTGTTATCAGTTTCACAGACTTTGGAAAGACCACAATTCTGAAGGATATCAAAACAAATCTTGGGAGCTGACTTGGGCtttactaatttttgttttggaaagtaAGGAAAATCAAAAAGTCAGTTTCCATCTACTGCTAccataatgtgatttttaaaaaagataaaaggacaTTTTAATGCCAAAATATTAGGATGcacacaatagaatattttaaaggagTCAAATAAATCTagctttatgttaaaaaaaaacaaaaaaacaacaaccctcACTGCCCCATGttccttttttctcatttcaaagcAGTCTAGTGGCCACATCACCCCATGTGGGCACCAGTCCCTGCCCCATGATTTGGGAACCTGCTCCTCAAAGCAGCCACTTGGTAAATATGTGCTGAAATACTGAATTCCAGACTCCAGCTATATCCCTGTGCAAGACCGGGCCTGCAGCCTGCGATGGCAGGGGCTGAGCCAAGTGCGCAGGATTCCTCAGTCCTGATTGCGGCTGTGCTGTCACACAAAGCCAGGATGCCCTTTGCACAGAGGAACACCGGGGGCAGCGCAGCACCCCGGGTGAGGACAGACCTGGCTCTCAGTGTCACTCCACCAGGCGCTCCATCTCtcctggcctcagcttcctcatctgtaaaccgGGGATGCTGACAACTTGTGGGATAATTTGTGAAGATTCAACCAGATAAAGCATATAGAGGGCTTGGCAAtgtgtctggcacacagaaaaCTCCGAGTAGGGCTGAGGTGCCCCCATCACCACCTTCGATATGAGGTAGGGGTACAGAGTTGGAGAATGGAAGAGTTCTCGGCTCGGGGCGTTTGGCTGAATGGGAGGAAAGGAGGCCACCCCAGCATCAGAGCCACCCCCCGATGACCTCAGAGGAGGGAGACTGCTGCTCACCTGATCGAGGTGATAGTGGTCCGTGGGGTACGGGTCGTGGAGGTGGCCCAGAGTATAAATCCTCCGGTGCTCACAGGATGTGGGTGAGGAGATTGTCCTAGTAGGTTGTTCCCTCTTCTGAGAGGAGTTAGAAGAACTGTCTGTAGCTGTCTGTTTAGAGGGAGGTAACAAGAGTCAATGAAAAAACTGTAACAACAAAAACCCACATACCAAACCCTAACATGCACTATTCAAATACCGTCTCTTCACCAACTGTGACATCTTGTGGACTTCCCAAAATCCTGAGTTTATCCTGGCCATGGCCGAGAATCTCTGAAGGGCCCGAGTGTCTAAACATGATGTGGCTGGCTCAGCAGGCGAAGAAACCCAGCCACCAGACCCTGTCAAGCTGGGTTTGCTTTCTCAAACGTGGAAGCAGCGACTGGGCTTTGGGTAAAGGGCTCAATACACCAGGCTCTCACTGGTGCGTTCCTGTTTGATCAAGCAGGCTTACCCCACTTGTGGCCCTGGTTGCGAGGTACTATGGCAAGCAGGGGAGATGCAGATAGGCAAAAATAAACCCCAAATGTTTATATGTGGGGTGAATCCCAGCCTGGGAAAGTCTCAGAGGTAAGGGTAACTCTAGGGTATCATAAATACCCTTTCCAGGAAGAAATTTTGTAATCTTTGGGGTTGGAGGCAAGCCTTGGAGATCACTTTAAACTAGAAGTGAGAAGGATGATTGCACAGAACAAAGCCACCCTGTGGAGGTGAGTGGGGAGCTGTTTTTTCTCATCAAGATGACGAGCTATGATTGGAGACTCCAACCAGATCTTTGCTGAGGGTGATCAGCTGTCAGTATGGACGGTACATGCAAATCCCACAGGCACAGGTGGCCTCACTGCCACCCAATATACCACCTACGTGCCACAAGCTCCCAGCTGAGACTTGGAGAGGCAGGCCAGTGGATCCCAGGTGGTGGCCGCTCTACACCCCTCTGGGCCCAGGGGCCACATACTCATAAAGGCTTTGTTAAATACAGCTGGCAACGGCCTTTAAAGCCAGGGCCCCTCAGAATCCCCACCCTTCCGTCTGCTTCCTTAGAgcgacccccccaccccctgcctccccacacaACAGACAAAAGCTTTTCCTTGGTATCTGGGTGTCTCACTTCTGGCAAACACATGGGAACTCCTCCTTGGCTGTGCTTCTTACTCTcatcttccctttctctcatttgcgtatgtctctttttattttaaatgttgttcTTAGCCGACATAAATCCTTTTGGGGATAAGGCCAGATAAAACAAATAGACTTATAAAAGTTCTTGTTATCCTCCTCCCCATtcataaagtaatatatattcagaaaagtGGGACtacaaaaattcagaaaattgaaaagacCCATATTTCCATTATGCAGTACAATCACTGTTCATTTGTAAAGCTTGTTGATGTGTGACATCCCTTCAGAGACCCAACCTCCTGGATTTTTCTCTGCTTGCGTTTGGTCCATGTGACGCAGGGCTAGCGCCTGTTTCCGACCCCCTAATCCATAGAGACTGATTCTGATAGGAACACATGGTGCTCTCTGAAGCCATACAGAAAGACTTTTGACAGAGAGGGCAGAAGCTGCTGTCTCCAACACTGTGTTCAGGATCTAAGGGTCCCATAAACCTGGCATTCTGGTGAACACACAGGGAAATGATCTATGTGAGCATGAAGGGGAAGCAGAACCAAGAGAGGGCTCCCAAGGACATCTCTTGAGCTTCTGGATCCAGCCACGCCCAGGATTTCCCACTGATGACAATTCTCTTTTGTAACCTAAGCCAGAATGCACTCAGTTTGTCACCTAGGTGTACTCTATCTTTGCTTCTGGTTCCTTCCTGTGGCAGTAGTTCCACCTGCAACACCTCtgggcctctctgtgccttgctcACT of the Lemur catta isolate mLemCat1 chromosome 4, mLemCat1.pri, whole genome shotgun sequence genome contains:
- the SPRED2 gene encoding sprouty-related, EVH1 domain-containing protein 2, with translation MTEETHPDDDSYIVRVKAVVMTRDDSSGGWFPQEGGGISRVGVCKVMHPEGNGRSGFLIHGERQKDKLVVLECYVRKDLVYTKANPTFHHWKVDNRKFGLTFQSPADARAFDRGVRKAIEDLIEGSTTSSSTIHNEAELGDDDVFTTATDSSSNSSQKREQPTRTISSPTSCEHRRIYTLGHLHDPYPTDHYHLDQPMPRPYRQVSFPDDDEEIVRINPREKIWMTGYEDYRHAPVRGKYPDPSEDADSYVRFAKGEVPKHDYNYPYVDSSDFGLGEDPKGRGGGVIKTQPPRGKSRRRKEDGERSRCVYCRDMFNHEENRRGHCQDAPDSVRTCIRRVSCMWCADSMLYHCMSDPEGDYTDPCSCDTSDEKFCLRWMALIALSFLAPCMCCYLPLRACYHCGVMCRCCGGKHKAAA